The Toxorhynchites rutilus septentrionalis strain SRP chromosome 3, ASM2978413v1, whole genome shotgun sequence genome includes a region encoding these proteins:
- the LOC129773732 gene encoding uncharacterized protein LOC129773732: MDVATFGATCSPSLAQYVKNKNAAEFTERFPRGPKAIIENHYVDDFLDSVDSEAEAVQLVNEVKYVHSQAGFEIRNFSSNSVEVLAEIGEQRAPQTVSLNLEKSSETERVLGMVWRPTEDIFTFDLSTIKDEVRALIAGSVTPTKRQVLKVIMSLFDPLGLISHFVVRGKILMQLIWRSGTDWDELISEDLREKWDCWCRSMQNLDEVAVPRCYFKGIHSSHLGNIEAHMFVDASELACAAVLYLRIADSGQPRCALVAAKTKVAPLKPLSVPRLELQAAMIGTRLLSSVLTSLDLPVSRRFLWSDSSTVLSWLRSDSRRYHQFVAFRVGEILTSTSMDEWNYVPSKLNVADTATKWKDAPSFDSKSSWYNAPDFLYKSPEYWPSKPSPSKLETDVELRAVFMFHGTIQPPLIDISRFSNWNRLLRATAYVIRGVHRFKGEKSPKPVILTQQELKNAENLLWRQIQADAYPDEVAILKRNRAFPESAVSIPKSSSIYRFSPFLDEEEIIRMNSRITAAPGVPLEAKLPVLLPKKHSTTVLLVDQYHRRFLHGNGETVCNELRQRFCIPGLRGLIREVSGKCQFCRIRKATPQPPMMAPLPEARVTGFVRPFTHTGVDYFGPLMVKQGRSLVKRWVALFTCLTVRAIHLEIVHSLSAQSCVMAIRRFVARRGAPESFYSDNGTNFLGASNLLAKQIQDINEDCASTFTNSKTRWHFNPPSAPHMGGSWERMVRSVKTAMLAIADHPHHPSDEVLDTVLLEAEAIVNSRPLTYIPLEFAEQEALTPNHFLLFGTKGISQNEMAINLGGSALRDSWRLAQNLVHHFWTRWIREYLPTISRRTKWFEPKKPLEPGDLVLVVDEGKRYGWLRGQVVDVIKAADGQVRRAVVQTKNGLVTRPAVKLAPLDLKVSGSSGTTRAGECNETTGQSRLTAG, from the coding sequence ATGGACGTAGCCACATTCGGTGCAACCTGCTCGCCTAGTCTGGCGCAGTATGTTAAGAATAAAAACGCAGCAGAGTTCACCGAAAGATTTCCAAGGGGGCCGAAGGCTATTATAGAGAACCATTATGTAGATGATTTCCTGGACAGCGTAGATTCAGAAGCGGAAGCAGTACAGCTGGTCAACGAAGTAAAGTATGTGCACTCACAAGCGGGGTTTGAGATCCGAAACTTTTCTTCCAACTCTGTTGAAGTTCTGGCTGAAATCGGAGAGCAAAGAGCGCCACAAACGGTGTCCCTGAATCTGGAGAAATCCTCAGAAACGGAGAGAGTGTTAGGTATGGTTTGGAGGCCGACCGAGGACATCTTTACCTTCGATCTAAGTACAATAAAGGACGAGGTTAGAGCGCTGATTGCAGGTTCAGTTACACCAACCAAAAGACAAGTTCTGAAGGTCATAATGTCGCTATTTGACCCATTGGGCCTCATTTCCCATTTTGTCGTCCGAGGGAAAATTTTGATGCAGCTAATCTGGAGATCCGGAACGGATTGGGATGAACTGATATCGGAAGACCTTCGAGAAAAGTGGGATTGTTGGTGTCGTTCTATGCAGAATCTGGACGAAGTGGCGGTGCCTCGGTGTTATTTTAAAGGAATTCACAGTTCTCATCTTGGTAATATAGAGGCCCACATGTTTGTTGATGCGAGCGAACTAGCATGTGCTGCAGTTCTTTACCTCCGAATTGCTGATAGTGGCCAACCTCGTTGCGCACTAGTAGCGGCGAAAACAAAAGTCGCACCGTTGAAGCCTCTGTCAGTGCCTCGTCTTGAGTTACAAGCTGCGATGATTGGAACGAGATTATTGAGTAGTGTTCTGACATCCCTGGATCTTCCTGTGTCGAGGCGATTCCTGTGGTCCGACTCGTCAACCGTACTTTCGTGGTTGAGATCTGACAGTCGTCGGTATCACCAGTTTGTGGCCTTCCGAGTAGGGGAAATTCTTACGTCGACCAGCATGGATGAGTGGAACTATGTGCCCTCCAAACTCAACGTGGCTGATACCGCTACCAAGTGGAAAGATGCGCCCAGTTTCGATAGTAAGAGTTCTTGGTACAACGCGCCAGATTTCCTGTACAAGTCACCGGAATACTGGCCATCGAAACCTTCGCCAAGTAAGTTGGAGACAGATGTTGAACTTCGTGCAGTGTTCATGTTCCACGGTACAATACAGCCACCGCTGATAGACATTTCTAGATTTTCGAACTGGAACCGACTGTTAAGAGCCACAGCATACGTTATACGAGGTGTTCATCGTTTCAAGGGTGAGAAAAGTCCGAAACCAGTTATATTGACCCAGCAGGAACTCAAGAATGCTGAAAACTTACTATGGAGACAGATACAAGCTGATGCTTATCCCGACGAAGTAGCGATTCTGAAACGTAATCGAGCGTTTCCGGAAAGTGCAGTATCAATTCCGAAATCGAGTTCGATATATCGTTTTTCGCCGTTCCTGGATGAGGAGGAAATCATTCGGATGAACAGCAGAATTACAGCGGCGCCGGGGGTTCCATTAGAAGCAAAGTTACCAGTTTTGTTGCCGAAGAAGCATTCTACGACGGTTCTTCTTGTGGATCAATATCATAGGCGGTTCCTACACGGAAATGGAGAGACGGTGTGTAATGAGTTGCGTCAACGCTTCTGTATTCCAGGTCTACGAGGTTTGATCCGAGAAGTATCCGGAAAGTGTCAGTTCTGCCGCATTAGAAAAGCTACTCCACAGCCTCCTATGATGGCACCATTGCCAGAAGCTAGGGTGACTGGATTTGTAAGACCATTTACACACACCGGAGTGGATTATTTCGGGCCATTGATGGTAAAACAAGGACGCAGCCTTGTTAAGAGATGGGTGGCACTATTTACTTGCCTCACGGTACGTGCCATACATTTGGAGATCGTGCATAGTTTGTCCGCTCAGTCTTGTGTGATGGCAATTAGACGCTTCGTTGCTCGTCGCGGTGCTCCAGAGTCATTTTACAGTGACAACGGGACAAATTTTCTGGGAGCAAGTAATTTGCTGGCGAAGCAGATACAGGACATCAACGAGGATTGTGCCTCAACGTTCACCAACTCTAAAACCAGATGGCACTTCAACCCACCTTCAGCACCACACATGGGTGGATCGTGGGAGCGGATGGTACGCTCCGTGAAGACTGCCATGTTAGCAATAGCCGATCATCCACATCATCCGAGCGACGAAGTTCTGGATACAGTACTCCTAGAAGCTGAAGCTATTGTCAATTCCAGGCCGCTCACGTACATACCGCTGGAGTTTGCAGAGCAAGAAGCATTAACACCAAACCACTTCCTGCTCTTCGGTACAAAAGGTATTTCGCAAAACGAGATGGCGATCAACTTAGGTGGTAGTGCATTACGGGATAGCTGGCGTCTTGCGCAAAATTTGGTGCATCACTTCTGGACACGTTGGATTCGTGAGTACCTTCCAACAATCAGCAGGCGCACCAAGTGGTTCGAACCAAAGAAGCCACTCGAACCTGGAGATTTGGTTTTAGTCGTCGATGAAGGAAAACGATATGGGTGGCTCAGAGGTCAGGTCGTAGATGTGATCAAAGCAGCTGACGGACAAGTACGGCGAGCGGTGGTGCAGACGAAGAACGGGCTAGTGACTCGACCAGCTGTAAAGCTGGCTCCCCTGGATCTCAAAGTATCTGGGTCCTCCGGAACTACACGGGCGGGGGAATGTAACGAAACCACAGGGCAGTCTCGTTTGACAGCTGGGTGA